The Parabacteroides sp. AD58 genome includes a window with the following:
- a CDS encoding BamA/TamA family outer membrane protein, with the protein MKEFLRYILYTLTSILVLNGCSSTKFVPDNQYLLDKVEIISDNQQFKPADLKEYLQQRPNFKVFGLMKWQLYLYNWSGKNENNWFNKQFRRMGEAPVLMDTTLITLSEKELHLFLVNKGYINAQVTHSIDTSKYKKATVTYTIKSNEPYRIRDYQMRLNDPAIDSIARIKPRKHSWLSTAFHSSSDEYTSLIQDSILFDRDILDQERERITKLLRYRGYYGFNKEYLTYLADSSFRKNVVDLEMYLKPYRKLLPDGNIQEMPHRPYYLNKITILSDYDPLKPEKENALQLTDTLYQNHIEIIYGENGRFIRPSVLARSVYLAPGRLYNERSVEQTYSSFARLRALKNINLRFQEFEENDSLKLNCTILTSPSKLQGFGVDLEGTNSAGDLGFASSINYQHRNLFKGSEAFTAKIRGAYENLGSSSDNSVGNYWEIGAETGLTFPHFLFPFLSDRIARRLRATTEFKVSYSFQTRPEYQRAILSGGWNYIWQDRFNTQAKHVFKLIDIDYVHLPKMDRAFADSLPESTRLYNFTDQFVLGTGYTYSFSNYVPQNKLRNTHSFRFSFEMAGNLLYGISKLTHQGKNSDGMYELFGIPYSQFTKVDFDFSKSMAIDARNKVAYHIGVGVGYPYGNTRKLPFERSYFSGGANSVRGWSVRSLGPGSMGMEYAGTFADQIGDIRLDLNLEYRTKLFWKFELAAYVDAGNIWLFHNDPDHPNGNFDFSRFYKEIAVSYGLGLRLDFDFFLLRFDTGMKAYDPQQRGSDRWAIKNPNFHVSDGNFAWHFAVGYPF; encoded by the coding sequence ATGAAGGAGTTCCTGCGATATATATTGTATACATTGACAAGTATACTTGTATTAAACGGATGTAGTTCAACCAAATTCGTTCCGGATAATCAATATCTATTGGACAAAGTCGAAATTATTTCAGACAATCAACAATTTAAACCAGCCGATCTGAAAGAATATCTGCAACAACGTCCCAATTTCAAAGTATTCGGATTAATGAAATGGCAGCTATATCTGTATAACTGGTCTGGAAAGAACGAAAACAACTGGTTCAATAAACAGTTTCGCCGTATGGGAGAAGCTCCTGTTCTTATGGATACAACACTGATTACTCTATCAGAAAAAGAGCTTCACCTATTCCTCGTCAATAAAGGATACATCAATGCCCAGGTTACTCATTCCATTGATACAAGCAAGTACAAAAAAGCAACTGTGACTTATACAATCAAATCAAATGAGCCCTACCGTATACGAGATTACCAAATGCGGCTCAACGACCCAGCAATAGACAGCATTGCACGTATCAAACCGCGAAAACATTCATGGCTTTCAACAGCCTTTCATTCATCTTCTGATGAATATACATCTTTGATACAAGATAGTATTTTATTTGATCGTGACATATTGGACCAAGAGCGGGAACGAATTACTAAATTACTTCGCTATAGGGGTTATTATGGTTTCAATAAAGAATATCTGACTTATTTGGCAGACAGTTCTTTCCGGAAAAATGTAGTAGACCTTGAAATGTATCTGAAACCATACCGTAAATTATTACCTGATGGAAACATTCAAGAAATGCCTCATCGGCCTTATTATTTAAATAAAATTACGATTTTATCGGATTATGATCCTTTAAAACCGGAAAAAGAAAATGCTCTTCAACTCACAGATACCTTGTATCAGAATCATATTGAAATTATATATGGGGAAAATGGTCGGTTTATCAGACCATCTGTACTGGCTCGCTCTGTCTATCTCGCTCCTGGCAGACTATACAATGAACGCTCTGTTGAACAGACCTATTCTTCTTTTGCCCGTTTGCGAGCTTTAAAAAACATAAATTTGCGCTTTCAGGAATTTGAGGAAAATGATTCTTTGAAATTGAATTGCACCATTCTTACATCTCCGAGTAAACTACAGGGTTTCGGAGTTGATTTAGAAGGGACAAACTCTGCCGGTGACCTTGGATTTGCGTCAAGTATCAATTACCAACATCGAAATTTATTTAAAGGTTCGGAAGCCTTTACCGCTAAAATCAGAGGGGCTTATGAAAATTTAGGGTCATCATCAGATAATAGTGTAGGAAATTATTGGGAAATAGGGGCAGAAACCGGACTTACATTCCCCCATTTCTTATTTCCTTTCTTAAGTGACAGAATAGCCAGACGTTTAAGAGCAACAACAGAATTCAAAGTAAGCTACAGTTTCCAAACTCGTCCAGAGTATCAACGCGCGATTTTGTCTGGTGGATGGAATTATATTTGGCAAGACCGGTTCAATACCCAGGCGAAACATGTATTCAAATTGATCGATATTGACTATGTGCATTTGCCTAAAATGGATCGAGCGTTTGCTGACAGTTTGCCTGAATCAACCCGATTATATAACTTTACGGATCAATTTGTATTAGGGACTGGCTATACATACTCTTTTAGCAACTATGTACCACAAAATAAATTAAGGAATACACATTCTTTTCGCTTTTCCTTTGAAATGGCTGGCAACTTACTATATGGTATTTCAAAGCTCACTCATCAAGGGAAGAATTCGGATGGTATGTATGAATTGTTCGGCATCCCATATTCTCAATTCACAAAAGTAGATTTTGATTTTAGCAAAAGCATGGCAATCGACGCCCGCAATAAAGTAGCTTATCATATTGGTGTGGGTGTGGGTTATCCATATGGTAATACAAGAAAACTCCCCTTTGAGCGTAGTTATTTCTCAGGAGGAGCCAATAGTGTCCGTGGTTGGTCCGTCCGTTCACTTGGCCCGGGTAGCATGGGTATGGAATATGCAGGAACATTTGCCGATCAAATCGGAGATATTCGCTTGGATTTGAATTTGGAATACCGAACTAAATTATTCTGGAAATTCGAACTCGCAGCCTATGTGGATGCCGGTAATATATGGTTATTCCATAACGATCCGGACCATCCAAACGGGAATTTTGACTTTTCCCGATTTTATAAGGAAATCGCTGTATCCTACGGATTAGGCTTACGTCTCGATTTTGATTTCTTCTTACTACGCTTCGATACGGGAATGAAAGCTTATGATCCTCAACAAAGAGGAAGCGATCGGTGGGCAATCAAAAATCCGAACTTCCATGTGTCCGACGGAAACTTTGCATGGCATTTTGCTGTCGGCTATCCATTCTAA
- a CDS encoding Maf-like protein gives MLENLSKYKIILGSNSPRRKELLSGLDIKFNVKVIPGLEENYPETLDPQEIPVFLSKQKAEAYLSSLDDTMLLITADTIVWNGNAVIGKPKNRAEAIQILRSLSGHEHHVVTGVCLTTMKKQLTFSVISSVRFASLNDEEIIYYVDKYKPFDKAGAYGIQEWIGYVGVESISGSFYNIMGLPVQRLYQELKTF, from the coding sequence ATGTTGGAGAACTTATCAAAATATAAAATCATTTTGGGCTCTAATTCTCCACGGAGAAAAGAGCTCTTATCTGGATTGGATATTAAATTTAATGTAAAAGTGATTCCTGGACTGGAAGAAAATTATCCGGAGACATTAGACCCTCAGGAAATACCAGTTTTTCTGTCTAAACAAAAGGCTGAAGCTTATTTATCATCATTGGATGATACTATGCTTTTGATTACTGCTGATACGATTGTTTGGAATGGAAATGCTGTAATAGGAAAACCAAAAAATAGGGCAGAAGCGATTCAAATATTACGTAGTTTATCTGGACATGAACATCATGTGGTGACAGGTGTTTGTTTGACAACAATGAAAAAGCAACTGACTTTTTCAGTTATTTCATCTGTCCGTTTTGCCTCTTTAAATGATGAAGAGATTATTTATTACGTTGACAAATATAAACCTTTTGATAAAGCTGGGGCTTATGGAATACAGGAATGGATTGGTTATGTCGGGGTTGAAAGTATTTCTGGAAGTTTCTATAATATCATGGGCTTACCTGTGCAGCGTCTTTACCAAGAGCTGAAGACATTTTGA
- a CDS encoding KdsC family phosphatase, whose protein sequence is MSTINYDLRKIKAFVFDVDGVLSREVIPLSPDGDPMRTVNIKDGYALQLAVKMGYDVAIITGGYTEAVRIRFERLGVRYIYMRSAVKIHDYYDFLQKTGLKPEEVAYCGDDIPDYEVMCKVGLPVAPADAAPEIKKIAKYICQKNGGDGIARDLIEQTMKAQGRWMQGEAFGW, encoded by the coding sequence ATGAGTACAATCAATTATGATTTGAGAAAGATAAAAGCTTTTGTATTTGATGTAGATGGTGTGTTGTCGCGTGAAGTCATTCCCTTGTCACCTGATGGTGATCCGATGAGAACTGTAAATATAAAAGATGGCTATGCCTTGCAACTAGCTGTAAAAATGGGATATGACGTGGCTATTATCACTGGTGGATATACGGAAGCTGTGCGTATTCGTTTTGAGCGTTTAGGAGTTCGTTATATTTACATGCGCAGTGCAGTTAAGATACACGATTATTACGATTTCTTGCAGAAAACAGGGCTAAAGCCGGAAGAAGTTGCATATTGTGGAGATGATATTCCTGATTATGAAGTAATGTGTAAAGTAGGACTTCCTGTAGCACCTGCAGATGCAGCGCCTGAGATTAAGAAGATAGCAAAATATATTTGTCAGAAAAATGGTGGCGACGGGATAGCCCGTGATTTGATCGAACAAACGATGAAAGCTCAGGGACGCTGGATGCAAGGAGAAGCATTTGGGTGGTAA